In the Fundulus heteroclitus isolate FHET01 chromosome 23, MU-UCD_Fhet_4.1, whole genome shotgun sequence genome, ACCAAAACCAGTGTAAGCAGCCATCAGTGTTTCCGAGGACAGATCAGCATCATCACAGACACTACATAACGAAGGACTgttccaggagtactttctatgtaaCGAGTTAAGGAGGCTTTAGCgcctttagtggcttcatcttaagagagaaacagatgaggcCTGAGAGAGAAGTACAATTTATGGATAACATGgcattatttatataaaaactaactgggaaataaaataactgaataGCTGCTGACAAAAGTGACCCGAGAAGCGAGCCTTGAGGAATCTCGTATGTGAGGAAAGGCgtctttatttctatagcatAATTAATACACAACGTATTCCAAATTGAATGCaaaagaaatgcattaaaagaataataaaaaaaaaagctcctgaaCTTGTGCAAAAATTCTGACTTCCCTTCCCACTGGTCAACAAACCTATCATTGATACCAGACGGCTGTTTATTTACAGTGAAAGTGTGAAAAAAGCTGTTTCACCAATCCCTGCTAAATTGTGACACGGCTGCACATCTTTGTTAATCGTTGCTGGTATTGAAACCAGGAACACTGTTGTTTTAATAGCATGATTATTATGTTTCATGTGTATataaattcttcttttcacGCTTCTATGAATGTATATGTCATAAACTCCAGGGAATTAAAGAAAAGGACGGGCGATTGGTTCTACAATCAAAGAGTTAATCGCTTCTCTATGAATCCTGGACATACGCTTGTGAGGGCCTCGCTGAAAAAGAGACCAGCAGGTTAGTACAAGGACAAGAACAGCAAGTAGACGTGAGCTTCAATGGTTGTGACCGTTTCTGATttgaacttttattttgttttttatgctttataGTTAAGAAGCGTGAAACAACAGCAGAAAAGCTCCTGAGGGATGCTGAGAAAATCTCACCTCCTCCCAAACCAGTGCCTCTTCCCAGGCAGAACCCACCCGGTAAAACCGAGTGAGTCTTCGTTCCTTAACTGTCATTTCGATGGATTAGTAGTGCAAGGTTGTTCGGAACATGCAGAAAAGAATATTTCACAATTGTTACGTTTTCATTGACAGTCAGTCAAGCGATAATTCAGGATCTATTGCCTCAAGGGAATCTCTTGAAGCAAAGGATAATGTTTCTACAAAGCCTCCACACAGCGACACAGAGTCTGCAGAAAACCTCAGTATCATTAGCAGTAAACCTGAGACTGAATCTGGTCGGGCCACTCCTGAGCAACCCAGGTAAATTCACAGTTTGACACTGTTGAGAGTCAATTATAGATGTAAGGTAAAATAGACTCTAAAACTTTAACTCATTACTAATTATAAGACCAAAAAGATTCAAGCTGCTGTTTAAAACATgtggcacactgcaaaaagggaactaaaagtaggtaaaatcctcttgaaatgagtgtatttttctttgattcgagctggtaaatcattctatctgccaatggaataagatctttgtacttaaaataaaaaaaattcatctctatcatcttatttcaagtgcaggatatctaattatcctattttagtaGTGGAAATTCTcaatccattggcaaatagtcttatttagctgctcaaatcaaggaaaaatatactaattttaagaaaattttacttccttttagtttcctttttgcagtgcagtgaaACCTTGCAACACAAAGTCCACAACTAAGTTTTTTGTAGAGCATCATTTTACCAGTGATATGAATGGAGAGAAAAACAGCTGCAGCTATTAAAAATATGTGACTAGGATAAAAACGACTCCAGTCAGAGTTTGTTTGAGTTTAACTAGTCCACCTTTCCCCAATTTTACAACAAGGGTTGAAGTTGTAAAATGTCTTGGTAAGTTAATAATAAAAGTTCGGGGcggttaattatttttaaactagAAGTAGAGTTCACAATCCTCAGCGCTTGAAGTTAAGGATCATTGATCAGACCTTTATTTTTCTGGTTTCATGTGCTTGAGCAGTAAAACTGCtttatgaaattctaatttagatatatgttattgtaaactgtaatgtaaattgtaatgtaatcttttgccgctatcttggccaggactcccttgaaaaatagattaatctcaatgggacttttcctggttaaataaaggaataataataataataataataaagctgcagatttcagaagtatttctgttttttcctccaGAGCTCACAGCTCAGTCCCCTCCAGCCCAGCAGCGTCCCACGCTTCCAGCCTGACGGTGTCCGTCAAAGCAGATGTTGTTAGGACTGAAAGCGGCAACTTAAGCACCAGCTCAGTAAGCAAAGCTCATCTTAAACGAATGCATGTTGTAGTTCTTGAGTcgataggtgtgtgtgtgtgttagttttttttcataatacTTTATGTGCTTGTCTCTGAAGGCTGCGGACGTGAAACCCCTCAATATGACCTTAGATCAGGAAGTTGAACGACTTTTCAAGAAAAGTGTCAGACTGCCCCCTAAAAAAGgtgtatttctttttgttttgttttttaggaaaaaaattatataatttctatttaaagcaacagtgtttaattgcatttaatattttattacagaGTGTTTATCAACGCTTGACTTGCGTGATGGATGTGATAAGTCAGTGGCGTCAATGGGCAATCGAAGCTGTTCAGTACCAGGCTTAGATATACAAGTGAGTAGTGTGCAgctaatgttttttctttaaatatattatatcCATGATACCAATCTGTCATTTAAGATCAGTTATTTGTTGCTACCAAGTTCCAATGTGATACTGCATTTACATTACAATACtgttaaaaagtatttatccTTTACAGAttgttttgacatttaaatgttttagataatCTATTAGACAAAGACCCTCAAAAGAGAAAAAGCCATACAAACCAACATGGCTGAAATTGTGAAAAAATAGTCTTCTCCTATTCTTAAATCCAAttagttgtgattttttttctgccattagTTTCTCTAGCTACAaccaggcctgattactgcatctgtaaaaaaaaacaaaaatctcagTCTCGCATGATTCCACCAAaccaaagtaatttaaaaaatctttgaGAAGTGTCAGTCTGGAGAGTGtgttatattgtgttttttttagtgttgCTGTTGGGTCTTACTTGACGCTCCAGACGCTACATTATCCTTTTTTCTTCAAAGCAACACATATTTTGTTATTCTTGCAGGTCATTCTTAATATGCTGCTCCAAGGTTAAGAAAGCTACGATAAAACATTACCTAAAATGtgcttagctttatttttttaaaaagatgtcagactttacacacacacagcaatTGATGTCTAATTCGCTGGTAATAAAAGCGACTACAGCCttaagtgaaaatgtccaaattgtGCCCAATTAGCCATATCCGTCCCTGGTGTCATGCGACTTGTTAGCGTTATAAGGACTATAAGTATCAAAGTTTCATATCAGTGTCAAAATAATTGTGAGGGGTGTGCTCACTTTTGAGAGAGACTATAATTAGTTGTGCTCACCTCAGAGCTGGTGACGTCACACACATGAACAGGAAGTTCTCTTTTTACTGTGAACATTATTGTAAAGAGTGATTCGACtatccgtcggatagtcgaatctcggattcaggaagagcagtgtggttttcgtcctggccgtggaacactggaccagctctacaccctcagcaggattcttgagggggcatgggagtttgcccaaccagtctacatgtgttttgtggatctggagaaggcattcgaccgtgtcccccgagggatcctgtggggggtactccgggagtatggagtaccggaccctttaataagggctgtcaggtctctgtacgaccggtgtcagagtctggtccgcattgcaggctgtaagtcggactcgtttccggtgagagttggactccgccaaggttgccctttgtcaccgattctgttcataacttttatggacagaatttctaggcgcagccaaggtgttgaggggatccgctttggtggccttaggattgcgtctctgctattcgcggatgacgtggtcctattggcttcatcagggggtgatctacagctctcactggagcggttcgcagccgagtgcgaagcggccgggatgaaaatcagttcctccaaatccgagaccatggtcttgaaccggaaaagggtagagtgccctctccgggttggggaggatgtcctgcccctagtggaggagttcaagtatcttggggtctcgggcatctggtcaggatgcctcctggacgcctccctggtgaggtgttccgggcacgtcccaccgggaggaggcccaggggaagacccaggacacgctggagggactatgtctcccggctggcctgggaacgccttgggattcccccggaggagctggcccaagtggctggggagagggacgtctgggcctccctactgaagctgctacccccgcgacccgaccccggataagtggaagaagacggacggacggtgattaaaaaaacagattgtaAGGGAACTTTCAAATTAGTGATATCACAAAAAATTGCATGgcctatataaaaaaataaaaaaaatagcaaaccaTGCATAtcattttcaattcagttttatttctatagcaccaatTAATGAAActcatcatctcaaggcactttccaaagtcaaattcagtcagattatacagattggtaaattTTTTATCTGTGTGTTACCAACTCAAAGACTGTACATAAAAGCTGCTTTCAACATAATAAAAGGTGTCAAAAATGTGACTGTTCTGTTGAATGTTTTCATGGCTTCACAGGAGGAtcaagaggaggaagaggatatCGATCgtctggttaactttcataaaATGTCGATGGCTAAGAGTTCCTCCAGTCTGCAGAGTTCAAAGGTACCAGTGCTCTGACATTTCTTACAGAGCAGCGTGTTACTTCACTGATTTCAGCTAATCTAAATGAGCATCTTTAACTTCAGGATTTCCTGTCTGACGTCAGGAAGTCCTGAACTGATGCAGAAAGTCAGTCTACGCAGTGTTGACACGAAGGCTCTTGAATAAAATGGCTAATTCATACACATTTAAACTGGATTTGGATAGCGAGAAAACACTATTGGGCCTTCTAAGCAATCAATATTTGTTTCACAATAAGCTTGGAGGCCATGCAGGCTTTAATAATGATTCCCCACGTCTGTTTGTGCAGAGCATGATGAGTATTTACAGTGAATCCGGAGACTTTGACAGCGTGGAGGTGAAGGGCGACGTCGTCTTCTCTGTGAAATACGACGAACACACGCAGTGCCTCCATGTGTTCATCAAGCAGTGCCGCGATCTGGCCTACGGCGACGCGGCGCGCCTGCTTTCCAACCCGTGAGTTTTTAAACCTCTGCCCTGTGTGGCTACATCACACATGTAAGGAACGATATCTTAAACTGGTTAAGCAGCAAGACCGATGCAGTCTTGGTACATTTTCAATGCGTGCTCACCCCCGGGTGACGTTTCCACTGCTTTGATCGGTTTAGATAAGCGGCTGTTCTGTTTATACAAGCTCTGTACTCGGGTCCCGCTGGTGATTAGCTGAGCTTCACAGGAAATCGTGTGTCAACAGTCTCCTCAGCGTTTAGTCAGAAAATGCAGCAGAAGACCAGCAATCGTGGcttggaaaaacaaacttttttttaatcctttatttttgtgttttgcagtTATGTGAAATGTTATCTGCTCCCTGACAAATCCCGTCAGAGCAAGAAAAAAACCAGCGTCAAGAAAAACAACGTCAACCCGGTCTACGGTGAAACTTTAAAGGTGAAAATTGTGGTTAGAATAACACTCCTGGGGTTAGTTTTCTCGCACTGTAAACTGTTCCAACTAATGACCGCACCCACAGTGACCTTAGGATCTATATTTACCTTGCAGATAAGTACAGCTATTGTCAAATATTGATTTTCGGTGGCGTTTCCACTGGAAGCAGCTTAAATACAAACAGAGCTGGTTTCAGGGAAATTGGCTGAGTTAATCTATAGAAATAGTCTTCATGGTTTTACATCCATAGTCTATTATTGGTTCCCCATTAGACAAGCCTTTAATGATCCCATTTTCTCTGTTCTACTGCCAGTACTCCGTCCGCCGTTCTGAGCTGGCCACTCGCTGCCTGCTGATCTCAGTCTGGCATAATAGTCTCCTCGGCCGTAACGCCTTTCTGGGAGAGGTGGAGGTCCCTCTGGACGGCAGAGACCTGGAGTCAGGACGCGAGGAACAAATGGCTCTCATGGCAAAGGTAGAGTGAAGAAACGACTTGATCCTAAAAGCATATCTTCTGATGGATGAGTTGTTTTCTACATAGTGCTTGTAGTGTTTATCTTCGTTTATCTAAGACAAACCTACATCCCATCTGCTTCCCAAAGCCCCtgagagaaaacagaacaggGTGGGGTTGTAGTTATTGGTATCTTAAAGGAGTCATCACCTGGAATTCGGACTCTTTCATCTGAAAACTTGTGTTTTGGTGTTGGGCCTCAGTTAAAACCTTCAAGAAAATCAGGAGTGTGAAAGTGActcgttatttatttttttgtttgtgcgAGCTCAAACCCACAAGAGATCGCTTTCCATCAAGTGAGATTTTGGTGCTCCTCCTAGATTTACATCACTCGTGGACGGACGCTAACATTAGCCACGCCCGCCTCTAGTTTTCTGACTGTCCCTGCGAGCAGAGCGCTCCCTCGAGCTCGAGCGTGCAACTCCTTCTGTATGCGTGTCACATTTTGCACCCAAGTGTTTCATTAACTTGGTTCAATACCAGCTGAAGATGACATAAAGCTTGCGTTTGGAGAACGGAGTGATTACAGCGGGGTTCTCGTCTGTAGTGCGCTCATTAAGCATTGTTCTTTGTGTAACTTTTTACCAGGGTTCATTCTTCTCTCTTcgctttgctctgactgcaagcGTGGAGTTTTTATTACGACACCGGGAAACGATGGTAAACTAACCATGGCACATGAAGGCGCACACGCAAAATAAAGTTTAGTGCGTACCCTCATTAAACTAATTTGAAATGATTTCTCAATTGTAATCTAACCCTGTTTGCTCAGTCTTGTTCCTTGGCCTTAAGTCTGGCAAACGGCCATGAAATAAGTCATTCTGCAGCTTAGAGTACAAACAACAGACAATAAACGTGTGTACAGCTcttttttatctgcttttttttccacattagaGTTTTCAAAAGATAAAGGCGGTAGAAACAGCTAATCTGATCTTTCTAGTTCTTTTAATGGGGCTGCTTATCTCTCTGTGTGAGTTAAACAATTCACCAAAGTTCAACAATTTAACTCGTGACGtaaattttgcaaaaacaaGATGAATCTATTAAATAATCGGCTAAAAGGACGGGTTGTGTAGATGTAAATGACTTGTACTTGCACAGCGCTTTATTAAGTCCGACAACCCCAGaatgctttacactacagtcagtcattcacaccctggcggtggtgagctgttagtagccacagctgccctggggcagactgacagaagccaccaggcaatttgggtgaagtgccttgcccaaggacacgacTGAGGGCCGGTTGATGTACTAACAACACGTTAATATTTAGAATTTGACCaaattaacttaaaacaaacatttaaatggaaCCATTAATACTCTGAAACATTAAAACGTACgcagagtaaaaacaaacagccaTATCGGTACCGACCCACATCTTCCAGTGCTGATAAAcctattgttgttgtttttagatcGTGTTCATGTTTCGGTATCTGAATGTACTAAATGTATCTGACATTTCTTGAACAGACGGGCTCTGTTGTACAAGCGTCAGCGTTTGCTCAGTACAAGGGAGAGCTGGTGATCTCACTGAAATACGTCACGCCTAAAAAGACAACATCAAAGAAAGTCAAAGGTAACGTGCCAGACGCCTGCtctcagctccagctcagtttAATGCAATTCAAAGCTTCTTTccatcagtttgtttgttttttttaacttcaggcAAAAAGGCACCATCCGAGGAAGGTGGAGAGCTGCATGTCTTGATTAAAGAGGCCAAGAACTTGGTGCCAATTAAACCAGGAGGCACGTCTGACAGCTTTGTGAAAGGGTACGAAATACACGCCAACAATTGttgttgaaaacaaacatttctttttaaacagacTTTGTATTTTTGTCTGTGCAGGTACTTGTTCCCAGCTAAAGCAAAGGACGCAAAGAGGAAGACTGCCGTCATGAAGAAGAACCTGAACCCCCAGTATAACGCCACGTTTGTGTATGAAGAGCTGAGTCTGGAGCAGCTGGGAGGGATGTGCCTGGAGCTGACTGTGTGGGACCGAGGGGCCAAGCTGAGCAATGAGTTCCTGGGAGGAGTCCGCCTCAGCTcaggaaaaggtaaaaaataaaaaaataaaaatggatgtTTGTCTTTTCATCTGGACAAGAAAAACAACCATTATCATGTTTATCTGGTTCTACCAACTTACACTGGTGCAGACGGTTTGGGAAACGAGCAAAATGATTTCAGGCAGTGGAAAGAGAAGCAGAAGCTGTTTTATGATTCATACCAATATATGAACAGTGTTTAAAGACCAGCTCTTTATTACTTTCAGCGTAATGGAAAGAACATTGTATACAGGTcttatttttacactttagtttACTGTAAAAATCATCACTTCTGCAgggcattgcttttttttttttacttatgtgAACATCAGAGGAGCTGAAAGAATTTTCCATCACGGATCTTAAAGGCTCTGTCTAATCTCCCCACTGCAGGCACTGTAAAAATAGGAAAAGAGGAAGTGAAACCGGAGTCTGGCGGAGAGGAGATCAGTCTGTGGCAGAAGATGATGCAGTACCCCGACTCGTGGGCAGAGGGCACTCTTCCACTGCGCTGCACCATGGGAAAGACTAAGGGTAAATGAGGACAGAGATGCTGAAAGTGATCTGATGCGATGAGAAACTCTGGCCTCAGAGACAAATATGAGTCTGTGGATTCGTCATGTGACCAGGAGCTCGTCTGCTGCTTTAGGTTTTAGGCTGCAGCTCGGTTCTCCTCCCTGTGTGCGGGATTCAGTTTAGTTCACCGACTCCTGATTGGTGTTACTGTTCAACGTGTGCCAAAAGCTTCACACTAAGTCACTTTTTCAAACTTGAGACTGTATGCATTACGATTGAAAATCATTCACAGCACAGAAGTGTCTTAATTTTTCACACTTGTCTTTATAATCGTTTACAGAAGAACACTATGAAGGAAATTTCATTATAAACCAGCATTATGAAGGATTTATGGGCTTGGATAAAAGCAGTTATATTAAATGTGCACCACTGTGCTTTAATGCTCTTAttacagtttatatttatataacttCAATTAAAGGCCTTATTTGAAGAAATGAAATGactgtttgttttaatataagTTTATTGTTAAGCTTTGGGTTTGGAGTGTTTTCAGTCACGTTAAACTCAAGGTTACCTTGAATAATCTGTTGACCCAATAAAAGTTAAACCCAATGTCTTTGTCTCCACTCTTATTTTGTATCTGTGTCCAActggtcttttatttttttttttatcatccttTTACTTCTTCTGTTACCTGTAAACGGGAGTTTTATCT is a window encoding:
- the sytl4 gene encoding synaptotagmin-like protein 4 isoform X2, producing the protein MPEAPDLINLGFLSDSERELILEVLRRDEELRMVEDQRVRKLQKELLEVKRKGAKHVSGNYSERSCGRCQEPLSRLVSPNQCKMCNHYVCRNCQTVLPNGSWLCSVCTKEMELKKRTGDWFYNQRVNRFSMNPGHTLVRASLKKRPAVKKRETTAEKLLRDAEKISPPPKPVPLPRQNPPGKTEAHSSVPSSPAASHASSLTVSVKADVVRTESGNLSTSSAADVKPLNMTLDQEVERLFKKSVRLPPKKECLSTLDLRDGCDKSVASMGNRSCSVPGLDIQEDQEEEEDIDRLVNFHKMSMAKSSSSLQSSKSMMSIYSESGDFDSVEVKGDVVFSVKYDEHTQCLHVFIKQCRDLAYGDAARLLSNPYVKCYLLPDKSRQSKKKTSVKKNNVNPVYGETLKYSVRRSELATRCLLISVWHNSLLGRNAFLGEVEVPLDGRDLESGREEQMALMAKTGSVVQASAFAQYKGELVISLKYVTPKKTTSKKVKGKKAPSEEGGELHVLIKEAKNLVPIKPGGTSDSFVKGYLFPAKAKDAKRKTAVMKKNLNPQYNATFVYEELSLEQLGGMCLELTVWDRGAKLSNEFLGGVRLSSGKGTVKIGKEEVKPESGGEEISLWQKMMQYPDSWAEGTLPLRCTMGKTKGK
- the sytl4 gene encoding synaptotagmin-like protein 4 isoform X1, with the translated sequence MPEAPDLINLGFLSDSERELILEVLRRDEELRMVEDQRVRKLQKELLEVKRKGAKHVSGNYSERSCGRCQEPLSRLVSPNQCKMCNHYVCRNCQTVLPNGSWLCSVCTKEMELKKRTGDWFYNQRVNRFSMNPGHTLVRASLKKRPAVKKRETTAEKLLRDAEKISPPPKPVPLPRQNPPGKTDQSSDNSGSIASRESLEAKDNVSTKPPHSDTESAENLSIISSKPETESGRATPEQPRAHSSVPSSPAASHASSLTVSVKADVVRTESGNLSTSSAADVKPLNMTLDQEVERLFKKSVRLPPKKECLSTLDLRDGCDKSVASMGNRSCSVPGLDIQEDQEEEEDIDRLVNFHKMSMAKSSSSLQSSKSMMSIYSESGDFDSVEVKGDVVFSVKYDEHTQCLHVFIKQCRDLAYGDAARLLSNPYVKCYLLPDKSRQSKKKTSVKKNNVNPVYGETLKYSVRRSELATRCLLISVWHNSLLGRNAFLGEVEVPLDGRDLESGREEQMALMAKTGSVVQASAFAQYKGELVISLKYVTPKKTTSKKVKGKKAPSEEGGELHVLIKEAKNLVPIKPGGTSDSFVKGYLFPAKAKDAKRKTAVMKKNLNPQYNATFVYEELSLEQLGGMCLELTVWDRGAKLSNEFLGGVRLSSGKGTVKIGKEEVKPESGGEEISLWQKMMQYPDSWAEGTLPLRCTMGKTKGK